The Pseudomonas sp. DG56-2 genome contains a region encoding:
- a CDS encoding EAL domain-containing protein, giving the protein MKRSRIRVFGVLAGALCVVVCLTSSAYLGWLLVLHDTEAQLDDLAELAVRRADSTLAQAGEALRQLADSGLPACSPSGIEQMRLIALNTLFVKSVGYTEEDVYACSSSGAWAPEGPTFAEDFQTSEGVYVSLNGHTDVNAVNGKLTLQYAAFRLLVDPEPLQDTSLKPGFRLALGAGSGRWMEQRHADGFTQLLTLVHEGRRPMLVGDYIYKWVTHGNWQAVVALSREALLANLWRKQLIALPIGVAVALYGLREIARYTNARLSPMAELRGAIEQGNIHAFYQPIIDLHSGRCVGAEALVRLKQSDGTWATPERFLTLAEESDLIEDITENVLLAVCDDLGEYLRSDPCKHVSINLAARDICSGRYLDVLSNAIARAGINAQQVWLEVTESSLLDFEPACEHLTVSRQRGHPIALDDFGTGYSSLQYVQHLPIDLLKIDRTFVARIDDDKACPVLELTIALAQEMGLVMVAEGIETQQQVAFLRTRGIEFGQGWLFGKPMPVAEFIAYSEHRAATRQLINV; this is encoded by the coding sequence ATGAAACGCTCACGGATACGTGTATTCGGAGTCTTGGCCGGTGCTTTGTGTGTAGTGGTGTGCTTAACCAGCAGCGCGTACCTCGGCTGGTTGCTGGTGCTGCATGACACGGAGGCGCAGTTGGACGATCTGGCCGAACTGGCGGTACGCAGGGCGGATAGCACCCTGGCCCAGGCAGGCGAGGCACTCAGGCAACTGGCGGACTCAGGGTTGCCGGCCTGTTCGCCGTCGGGCATTGAACAGATGCGCCTGATTGCATTGAACACCTTGTTCGTAAAATCGGTCGGCTATACCGAAGAAGATGTCTACGCCTGTAGCTCCAGCGGAGCATGGGCGCCGGAGGGGCCAACCTTCGCGGAAGATTTCCAGACATCCGAAGGGGTCTACGTATCGTTGAACGGGCATACAGACGTTAATGCCGTTAATGGCAAGCTTACCCTGCAGTACGCCGCGTTTCGGCTACTGGTAGACCCCGAACCGCTCCAGGACACCTCGTTGAAACCGGGTTTTCGCCTGGCGTTGGGTGCCGGTTCCGGTCGTTGGATGGAGCAGCGCCACGCCGACGGTTTCACCCAGTTGCTGACACTGGTTCATGAGGGCCGTCGGCCGATGTTGGTCGGCGACTATATCTACAAGTGGGTGACGCACGGCAATTGGCAGGCAGTGGTGGCCCTGTCCAGGGAGGCGCTACTTGCCAATCTATGGCGCAAGCAACTTATCGCGCTGCCGATCGGAGTGGCAGTGGCACTCTACGGATTGCGGGAAATAGCACGCTATACCAACGCTCGTCTGTCACCGATGGCCGAACTGCGAGGCGCTATTGAACAAGGCAATATTCATGCGTTTTATCAACCCATCATTGACCTGCATAGCGGTCGTTGCGTGGGGGCTGAAGCGTTGGTGCGATTGAAACAAAGCGATGGCACCTGGGCGACGCCCGAACGCTTCCTGACGCTGGCAGAAGAGAGTGACTTGATCGAGGACATCACCGAGAACGTCCTCCTCGCTGTGTGTGACGACTTAGGCGAGTACCTGCGTTCGGACCCTTGCAAGCATGTCTCGATAAACCTTGCGGCCAGGGATATCTGCAGCGGTCGATACCTTGACGTGCTGAGTAACGCGATTGCCCGCGCAGGCATCAATGCGCAGCAGGTCTGGCTGGAAGTTACCGAGAGCAGCCTGTTGGACTTTGAACCTGCGTGTGAGCACCTGACAGTCAGCCGCCAGCGCGGCCACCCGATAGCCCTGGATGACTTCGGCACCGGTTATTCCAGCTTGCAGTACGTGCAGCATCTGCCCATCGACCTGCTGAAAATCGACCGCACCTTCGTGGCGCGAATTGACGACGACAAAGCGTGCCCAGTGCTGGAACTGACTATCGCCCTGGCTCAGGAAATGGGGCTGGTCATGGTAGCCGAGGGCATAGAGACACAGCAGCAAGTGGCCTTTTTGCGCACCCGAGGCATTGAATTTGGCCAGGGCTGGCTATTTGGCAAACCCATGCCGGTCGCTGAGTTCATCGCCTACAGCGAACACAGGGCGGCTACTCGGCAACTAATCAACGTTTAA
- a CDS encoding lipase family protein: MKLISTLEAERKSFSGLVHACPTRDHTTSFQLVDEFGDELSYAFLSYKLVDYEGATYTGRLNKKGASKVHKHYAGPVWLMLTQPYTGNEKLYERLQNRDHYPLPITELQVRAEQTRFFNTTGVRTSSNPAQESASVFYQVEVSELVEHIAHLPPLVSRTFPPDKYVHALFRQPAETAVGSHEQVNHVSEHILNGDTPATQRGVAPSPPTARGIALLPNRHYVLEVRPLRALRPILSTADEFCALNMYQLALMATLSYTDFSQNPATHPVETETVSFPTQPSSGNWFGHALAQFDELWQVDAAQHEGKAFYPLYEEVPYSKRLEVVPFDPQLYPDVNNPNLGRAQENPAKLHWFDDRNINEDTDTQAFITHHDELILISVRGTSEVLPDGLRDADARQVLFDEGVGNVHNGFYEAARVVAKFVFEYLKRFHSGQKLVITGHSLGGAIALILAEILRRDDRFELNILLYTYGAPRAGDATFVEGASALVHHRIVNHNDPVPSLPAPWMYFSMARIAKGFEVLPLSTAIGTLFLITGNTNLTGESYTHHGKLRHFMAVDLGLVGQSSILWEPGCRTITDRGCARVLQEIDGLPVRGSFWQQLLDNANHSMTGSYIPNCWATLRRWQKAREDNLKRITDTEFDRVSGALNSVIRQLNTLKAESGPRLRGDVQVKNTQISKLDREIRKLYMTQTRLRTLLEKTITQADVYGQFASQPELLAQVLLRWREHLENLAPAPLAMIPQSAADDDAAIASIVGGYVPGQPYSFDIESL; this comes from the coding sequence ATGAAACTTATTTCAACCTTGGAAGCTGAAAGAAAATCTTTTTCAGGCCTGGTTCACGCTTGCCCTACTCGCGACCACACGACCAGCTTTCAGTTAGTTGACGAATTCGGTGACGAACTGAGTTATGCATTCTTATCATACAAGTTAGTCGATTATGAAGGAGCCACTTACACTGGAAGATTAAACAAAAAAGGCGCCAGCAAGGTACACAAACATTACGCCGGCCCTGTATGGCTCATGTTGACCCAACCGTATACAGGAAATGAAAAGCTCTACGAGCGGTTACAAAACAGAGACCATTACCCTCTTCCCATCACAGAACTACAAGTACGCGCAGAACAAACTCGCTTTTTCAACACAACCGGCGTAAGAACAAGCTCAAACCCCGCCCAAGAGAGCGCAAGTGTGTTCTACCAGGTTGAAGTCAGTGAACTGGTGGAGCACATCGCGCACCTGCCACCCCTCGTCAGCCGAACCTTCCCACCTGACAAGTATGTACATGCGCTGTTCCGTCAGCCCGCTGAAACGGCTGTGGGCAGCCATGAACAGGTCAATCACGTATCCGAACACATCCTCAATGGAGATACCCCTGCAACTCAGCGGGGGGTGGCTCCGTCACCGCCTACCGCGAGAGGAATTGCCCTGCTACCCAACCGACACTACGTGCTCGAGGTTCGGCCTTTGCGGGCACTGCGGCCAATTTTGTCGACAGCCGACGAGTTCTGTGCGCTAAACATGTATCAACTGGCGCTGATGGCGACCCTGAGCTACACCGACTTCAGTCAGAACCCCGCCACCCACCCGGTTGAGACCGAAACCGTGAGTTTTCCGACGCAACCTAGCAGCGGAAACTGGTTCGGCCATGCCTTGGCGCAGTTTGACGAGCTGTGGCAAGTAGATGCTGCCCAGCACGAAGGTAAGGCGTTTTACCCCCTGTATGAAGAAGTACCCTATTCCAAGCGCCTGGAAGTGGTGCCGTTCGATCCGCAACTGTACCCAGATGTTAACAACCCCAACCTCGGACGTGCACAAGAGAATCCGGCGAAACTCCACTGGTTCGATGACCGAAATATAAACGAAGATACTGACACGCAAGCATTTATTACCCATCACGACGAGTTGATTTTAATCTCCGTACGCGGAACGAGCGAAGTACTACCAGACGGCTTACGTGATGCTGACGCACGCCAAGTACTTTTCGATGAAGGGGTGGGCAACGTACATAACGGCTTCTATGAGGCAGCTCGGGTCGTCGCTAAGTTTGTGTTTGAATACCTGAAAAGATTCCATAGCGGACAAAAACTAGTCATTACCGGGCATAGTCTAGGCGGTGCAATAGCACTGATACTGGCGGAAATACTACGACGTGACGACCGTTTTGAGCTCAATATTCTGCTCTACACCTACGGTGCCCCACGAGCAGGCGACGCTACATTTGTTGAAGGTGCAAGCGCATTGGTCCATCACCGCATCGTTAATCACAACGATCCGGTGCCAAGCTTGCCGGCCCCATGGATGTATTTTTCAATGGCAAGAATTGCGAAGGGTTTTGAGGTCCTTCCACTCAGTACGGCAATCGGAACGCTGTTCTTGATCACGGGCAACACCAACTTGACCGGGGAATCTTACACACACCACGGCAAGCTGCGTCACTTCATGGCGGTGGATTTGGGACTGGTGGGGCAGTCATCCATTCTCTGGGAACCGGGATGTCGCACTATCACTGATCGTGGCTGTGCACGCGTGCTACAGGAAATTGATGGGTTACCTGTACGAGGGTCTTTCTGGCAGCAGTTGCTCGACAACGCCAACCACTCAATGACCGGTAGCTATATCCCCAATTGCTGGGCAACCCTTCGACGCTGGCAAAAGGCACGTGAAGACAACCTCAAGCGCATTACAGACACCGAGTTTGACCGCGTCAGCGGCGCTTTAAACAGCGTGATCAGACAGTTGAACACCTTGAAGGCAGAATCTGGCCCGCGCCTGCGAGGCGATGTTCAAGTAAAGAATACACAGATAAGTAAACTGGATCGGGAGATCCGTAAGCTGTACATGACCCAAACCCGACTGCGCACGTTACTCGAAAAGACCATAACGCAGGCCGATGTTTATGGCCAGTTTGCCTCCCAGCCTGAGCTACTCGCGCAGGTTCTTCTGCGCTGGCGTGAACACCTTGAAAACCTCGCACCGGCCCCCTTGGCAATGATTCCCCAGTCTGCTGCCGACGATGATGCGGCAATTGCCTCTATCGTTGGCGGATACGTACCGGGTCAGCCCTACAGTTTTGATATTGAGTCGCTGTAG
- a CDS encoding DUF4123 domain-containing protein translates to MTTPEKWLDTQASLERNLYLVLDSVGHLDERNALINSLGPNRYRNFYVATAAQSLVNVAPYLFHLESAEHPALQALLATPQLHWGWLASAGDIPIDVLTRHWRNRLVTGERPNQAIYRMHDNRVLGRALAHLQPEQLPEYLGPMASVCYWQTDGWKVTDNLDPAEHPLPVTPAWLATPTPETTYAQILFDNCRRFLMREHTDTLVKVAKQRDLDSWLREVLALAHTWGLHAPEHIHFLLIQSLQAQNFTLPTAWKPQPNEAPQAHFERMRTEVLYWQGKLPL, encoded by the coding sequence ATGACCACGCCTGAAAAATGGCTCGATACCCAAGCATCCCTCGAACGGAACCTGTACCTGGTGCTGGACTCCGTGGGTCACCTTGATGAGCGCAACGCACTGATCAATTCGCTCGGGCCCAACCGGTACCGCAACTTTTACGTAGCCACAGCGGCGCAATCGCTGGTCAACGTCGCGCCCTACCTCTTTCACCTGGAGTCGGCAGAACATCCCGCGTTGCAAGCACTCCTCGCTACACCCCAGCTGCACTGGGGCTGGCTGGCCAGCGCTGGTGATATCCCGATTGACGTACTGACCCGCCATTGGCGCAATCGTCTGGTAACCGGAGAGCGTCCAAACCAGGCGATCTACCGCATGCACGATAACCGTGTGTTGGGTCGCGCCTTGGCACACCTGCAACCGGAACAGCTCCCCGAATACCTCGGCCCCATGGCGAGCGTATGCTATTGGCAGACCGATGGCTGGAAAGTTACCGATAACCTCGATCCCGCTGAGCACCCACTTCCCGTGACCCCTGCGTGGTTGGCGACACCCACGCCCGAAACCACCTACGCGCAAATATTGTTCGACAACTGCCGCCGCTTCCTGATGCGCGAACATACCGACACCCTGGTCAAGGTGGCCAAGCAACGCGATCTCGACTCATGGCTGCGCGAAGTACTGGCCTTGGCGCACACCTGGGGCTTGCACGCCCCTGAACATATCCATTTCTTGTTAATCCAGAGCTTACAAGCACAAAACTTCACCCTACCAACGGCCTGGAAGCCTCAGCCCAACGAAGCGCCACAAGCTCACTTTGAACGTATGCGAACGGAAGTCCTGTATTGGCAAGGGAAATTACCGCTGTGA
- a CDS encoding type VI secretion system tip protein VgrG: MFASANTAQFELLIPSVRNDFKVRAFEGTEAISSLYAIRIELVSEHANFDLERLLGQPAFLRFDLNGEGLHGLIEEVQVGEVGKRLTHYQLTLVPALHYLQFSHNQRIFQALSVPEIVAEVLKGHGILADAFSMHVSTCPKREYCTQYFESDFGFIQRLCSEEGIAWHYQHSIDGHKLVFSADQTYFPRLGTTPYLQGSGMVAEHPVVHQFSQRLSTRTGSVSRRDYDLQRPSRLLESRWRSGSSPTLEDYRYPQQRDTEARGQQLARQALEQHRHDAQLSEGESDQPALRSGHFFTLSEHPRARCNALWLLLSVTHQGKQPQVLEESASHDSQAQDGFNQGYRNRFRAIPWDVFYRPALVERPSVLVSQTARVTGPPGEEIHCDEYGRVHVEFHWDRTELNSDQSSCWLRVSSAWAGAGFGAVVLPRIGMEVVVTYLEGNPDHPLITGCVANKAKAVPYPLPANKTRTVLRSQSSPHSGGYNELSIEDRSGTELIYLRAQRDLEQKIENDSRLEVGNQRLETIKGNSIAVLEAEDQQTVMADRKVELKANDNLQVANSSHTRIGQTLAIEAGQQAHLKAGAQLILEAGVSISLKAAGQHIVITPGGIFSTTAIELGGAPVVALSPSQAAQDAVASLACPMSIITSAKQNAADYCPLCEACRDGLCSIGDRV, encoded by the coding sequence ATGTTCGCCTCGGCCAACACCGCGCAGTTTGAACTGCTCATTCCCTCTGTTCGCAACGACTTCAAGGTGCGGGCATTCGAGGGCACCGAAGCCATCAGCAGCTTGTACGCGATTCGCATCGAACTGGTCAGCGAGCATGCCAATTTCGATCTCGAGCGCCTGCTCGGGCAGCCGGCCTTTTTGCGCTTTGACCTCAACGGCGAAGGGCTGCATGGACTGATCGAAGAGGTCCAGGTCGGCGAAGTCGGCAAGCGCCTGACCCATTACCAACTGACCCTGGTGCCCGCCCTGCACTATCTGCAGTTCAGCCACAACCAGCGGATTTTCCAGGCGCTGAGCGTGCCTGAGATTGTTGCCGAAGTGCTCAAGGGCCATGGCATTCTTGCCGACGCGTTCAGCATGCATGTCAGCACCTGCCCCAAGCGCGAATATTGCACGCAGTATTTCGAAAGCGACTTTGGTTTCATCCAGCGGCTATGCAGCGAAGAAGGCATTGCCTGGCACTACCAGCACAGCATCGATGGCCACAAGCTGGTGTTCAGCGCTGATCAGACCTATTTCCCGCGCCTGGGAACCACGCCCTATCTGCAAGGCAGCGGCATGGTCGCCGAGCATCCGGTGGTTCACCAGTTTTCCCAGCGTTTGAGCACCCGAACCGGCAGCGTCAGCCGCCGCGATTACGACCTGCAACGGCCAAGCCGCTTGCTGGAAAGCCGCTGGCGCAGCGGGTCGAGCCCCACCCTTGAAGACTATCGCTACCCGCAGCAGCGTGACACCGAAGCACGCGGCCAACAACTTGCCCGTCAAGCCCTGGAACAGCATCGCCACGACGCCCAACTGAGCGAAGGCGAAAGTGATCAGCCAGCACTGCGCAGTGGTCACTTCTTCACCTTGAGCGAACACCCGCGCGCGCGCTGCAACGCGTTGTGGCTGCTGCTCAGCGTGACCCATCAGGGCAAACAGCCGCAGGTGCTGGAAGAGTCGGCTAGCCACGACAGCCAAGCCCAGGACGGATTCAACCAGGGCTACCGCAACCGCTTCAGGGCGATTCCCTGGGACGTGTTCTATCGACCTGCGCTTGTCGAGCGCCCATCGGTTCTGGTTAGCCAGACTGCTCGGGTTACAGGACCGCCTGGAGAAGAAATCCATTGCGATGAATACGGCCGGGTCCACGTCGAGTTCCATTGGGACCGCACCGAGCTGAACAGCGACCAGAGCAGTTGCTGGTTGCGCGTATCCTCCGCGTGGGCCGGCGCGGGCTTTGGTGCGGTGGTCCTTCCACGCATCGGCATGGAAGTGGTGGTCACCTACCTGGAGGGCAACCCCGATCACCCACTGATTACCGGCTGTGTGGCCAACAAGGCGAAGGCCGTGCCCTACCCCTTACCTGCCAACAAAACCAGGACCGTGCTGCGCAGCCAAAGCTCACCGCACAGTGGTGGCTACAACGAATTATCGATCGAAGACCGTAGTGGCACAGAGCTGATCTACCTGCGCGCCCAGCGCGACCTGGAACAAAAGATCGAGAACGACAGTCGCCTGGAGGTCGGCAACCAGCGCCTGGAAACCATCAAGGGCAACAGTATTGCGGTGCTGGAGGCGGAAGACCAGCAGACTGTCATGGCTGATCGCAAAGTCGAGCTCAAGGCCAACGACAACCTGCAGGTGGCAAACAGCAGCCACACCCGCATCGGTCAAACGCTCGCAATTGAAGCAGGACAACAAGCTCATCTCAAGGCTGGCGCCCAACTGATCCTTGAGGCTGGGGTCAGCATCAGCTTGAAAGCTGCAGGCCAGCATATCGTTATAACGCCCGGAGGAATTTTCAGCACCACTGCAATCGAGCTCGGTGGGGCTCCAGTCGTCGCACTTTCGCCATCACAGGCCGCCCAGGACGCAGTCGCCAGCCTTGCCTGCCCCATGTCCATCATTACCAGTGCCAAGCAAAACGCAGCGGACTACTGCCCGCTTTGCGAAGCCTGTCGCGATGGCCTGTGCAGCATCGGAGATCGCGTATGA
- a CDS encoding Rrf2 family transcriptional regulator: MSQSTRLITASYILSFVAANAPQKLRTETIAKWVKTHPTRVRSLVSLMVKANILRSWRGAHGGLTLARPASEITLREVYDAVQESSLIAEKIDNPFSGMEDHCKVFEVFTRLFAMLEANMRLDLGAISADQLFVAFDPPLEKTEQA, translated from the coding sequence ATGAGCCAGTCGACCCGCTTGATAACCGCCTCGTACATTCTGTCGTTCGTGGCCGCCAACGCCCCGCAGAAACTGCGTACCGAGACCATTGCCAAATGGGTCAAGACTCACCCTACCCGCGTGCGCAGCCTGGTCTCGCTGATGGTCAAGGCCAACATCCTCAGATCCTGGCGCGGCGCGCACGGCGGCTTGACCCTGGCGCGTCCGGCGAGCGAAATCACCCTGCGCGAGGTGTATGACGCCGTGCAGGAAAGCTCGTTGATCGCCGAGAAAATCGACAACCCATTCTCCGGCATGGAAGACCACTGCAAGGTGTTCGAGGTGTTCACCCGCCTGTTTGCCATGCTCGAAGCCAACATGCGGCTGGACCTCGGTGCAATCAGCGCCGACCAGCTGTTCGTTGCCTTCGACCCGCCATTGGAAAAAACCGAGCAGGCTTGA
- a CDS encoding ABC transporter substrate-binding protein codes for MSDNNNKITQAMHDSGLPRRDFLKYSAAAAAVAGAFSLGLPMQGWAEEATPKAGGVLRMGLAGGSTTDSRDPGTWSDTFTFVGFSAVYNTLSEIDVDGSVIPELAERWALSPDARIWTFTLRKGVTFHNGKTLDADDVVASIQHHLGDTSTSAAKTVLGDVAQVRAEGTDTVVFELHSGNVDFAYVVADYHLAIMPAKDGVVDWQSGVGTGGYRLKGFEPGVRMDLERSPDYWKAGRAHFASAELLAIADGAARVNALVTGQVDVINKVDLKTVALLKRNPNLAIEETKGAQHYTFPMLTDSAQFQDNNVRLALKHAINRETLLASVLYGYGQIGNDHPIQPGSRFINTALEQRSYDPDKARFYLRQAGLDSLKVRLQASDAAYTGAVDASVLFKEQARQAGIDIDVVREPADGFFTNVWMKQPFTTSFFYSSLTADRMFSIGYAKGAAWNETHWDNPRFNQLLNAARGEMNAPLRQEMYNEMQALCRDDGGAIVPLFASSVAARSKRVAHGGLTAPYGELDGLRLIERWWQA; via the coding sequence ATGAGCGATAACAACAACAAAATTACTCAAGCGATGCACGACAGCGGCTTGCCGCGTCGCGATTTTCTGAAATACAGCGCCGCTGCGGCGGCCGTGGCCGGGGCGTTTTCCCTGGGGTTGCCGATGCAAGGCTGGGCCGAGGAGGCCACACCCAAGGCCGGTGGTGTACTGCGCATGGGCTTGGCCGGTGGCAGCACCACCGATTCGCGCGATCCCGGCACCTGGAGCGATACCTTCACCTTTGTCGGTTTTTCTGCGGTGTACAACACCCTCAGTGAAATCGACGTGGACGGTAGCGTCATTCCTGAGCTGGCCGAGCGCTGGGCGTTGAGTCCCGACGCGCGGATCTGGACGTTCACCCTGCGCAAGGGCGTTACCTTTCACAACGGCAAAACCCTCGATGCCGATGACGTGGTGGCTTCTATCCAGCATCACTTGGGCGACACATCTACCTCGGCGGCCAAGACCGTGCTGGGTGACGTCGCCCAGGTGCGTGCCGAAGGTACCGATACTGTGGTGTTCGAATTGCATTCGGGCAACGTCGACTTTGCCTATGTGGTTGCCGACTATCACTTGGCGATCATGCCGGCCAAGGACGGTGTGGTTGACTGGCAGTCTGGCGTTGGAACCGGCGGCTATCGTCTCAAGGGCTTCGAGCCCGGTGTGCGCATGGACCTGGAGCGCAGCCCGGATTACTGGAAAGCAGGCAGGGCGCATTTCGCCAGTGCCGAACTGCTGGCCATTGCCGACGGCGCTGCGCGGGTCAACGCGCTGGTTACCGGCCAGGTCGACGTGATCAACAAGGTCGACCTGAAGACCGTGGCCCTGCTCAAGCGCAACCCGAACCTGGCCATCGAGGAAACCAAAGGCGCCCAGCACTACACCTTTCCGATGCTCACCGACAGTGCGCAGTTTCAGGACAACAACGTTCGCCTTGCGCTCAAGCATGCGATCAACCGTGAAACCTTGCTGGCCTCGGTGCTCTATGGTTATGGCCAGATCGGCAACGATCACCCGATCCAGCCCGGCAGTCGTTTTATCAATACTGCCCTGGAACAGCGCAGCTATGACCCGGACAAGGCGCGTTTCTACCTGCGTCAGGCGGGGCTCGACTCGCTCAAGGTACGCCTGCAGGCCTCCGATGCCGCTTATACCGGCGCAGTAGACGCTTCAGTGTTGTTCAAGGAACAGGCACGCCAGGCCGGTATCGACATCGATGTCGTGCGCGAACCGGCTGACGGTTTTTTCACCAACGTCTGGATGAAGCAACCGTTCACTACCTCATTCTTCTACAGCAGCCTGACCGCCGACCGCATGTTCAGCATCGGCTACGCCAAAGGCGCGGCGTGGAACGAGACACACTGGGACAACCCGCGTTTCAACCAACTGCTCAATGCCGCCCGTGGCGAGATGAACGCGCCACTGCGCCAGGAAATGTACAACGAAATGCAGGCACTGTGCCGCGATGACGGCGGCGCCATCGTGCCGCTGTTCGCAAGCTCAGTGGCGGCACGCTCCAAGCGTGTGGCCCATGGCGGGCTTACTGCGCCCTATGGCGAGCTCGATGGCCTGCGCTTGATCGAGCGTTGGTGGCAGGCCTGA
- a CDS encoding ABC transporter permease produces MNSLYKLLVQRLALGLLSLFAVSVIIFLAVGMLPGDVAQAMLGQAATPETVAALRAQLGMDVPALTRFGHWAWQLLQGDLGVSLANQRPIADLIGARLANTFSLAALAALISVPLALLLGMLAALYRNSWFDRLLNTSALSAVSFPEFFVAYILILVFAVKLNWLPSISNLSPGASFAEVLERSLLPVLTLSLVVVAQMMRMTRAALINLLASPYIEMARLKGISPARIIFYHALPNALAPIINVVALNLAYLVVGVVVVEVVFVYPGLGQLLVDSVAKRDIPVVQACSLIFAATYILLNTTADVLSIASNPRLMHPKG; encoded by the coding sequence GTGAATAGTCTTTATAAACTGCTTGTGCAGCGCCTGGCCCTGGGGTTGTTGTCGCTGTTTGCGGTATCGGTAATCATCTTTCTCGCTGTGGGGATGCTGCCCGGCGATGTCGCCCAGGCCATGCTTGGCCAGGCCGCGACGCCAGAAACCGTGGCAGCGCTGCGCGCACAACTGGGCATGGATGTACCGGCGTTGACCCGCTTCGGCCATTGGGCCTGGCAATTGCTGCAGGGCGATCTGGGCGTGTCGCTTGCCAACCAGCGGCCGATTGCCGATCTGATCGGTGCGCGCCTGGCCAATACCTTCAGCCTCGCCGCGCTTGCCGCTTTGATTTCGGTGCCGCTGGCGTTGCTGCTGGGGATGCTTGCCGCGTTGTATCGCAACAGCTGGTTTGATCGGCTGCTCAATACCAGTGCCTTGAGTGCGGTGTCGTTTCCGGAATTCTTCGTTGCCTACATCCTGATCCTGGTCTTTGCAGTCAAGCTCAACTGGTTGCCGAGCATCTCCAATTTGAGTCCAGGGGCGAGCTTCGCCGAGGTCCTGGAACGCTCGCTACTGCCGGTGCTGACCCTGAGCCTGGTGGTGGTCGCGCAGATGATGCGCATGACCCGTGCGGCACTCATCAACCTGTTGGCCAGCCCGTACATCGAGATGGCCCGGCTCAAGGGCATCAGCCCGGCACGCATCATCTTCTACCACGCCTTGCCCAACGCCCTGGCACCGATCATCAACGTCGTCGCCCTGAACCTTGCTTACCTGGTGGTTGGCGTGGTGGTGGTCGAAGTGGTGTTCGTTTACCCAGGCCTGGGCCAGTTGCTGGTCGATTCGGTGGCCAAGCGCGATATTCCGGTGGTGCAGGCCTGCAGCCTGATCTTTGCCGCCACCTACATCTTGCTCAATACCACGGCCGATGTGCTGTCGATTGCCAGCAATCCACGCCTGATGCATCCGAAGGGGTAA
- a CDS encoding ABC transporter permease: MSMIKQLSRAPLSAKFGLLVIVVYVLVAVFAPVLAPYGETQVVGEGFAPWGGEFLLGTDNLGRDMFSRLVYGARNTLGIAFLTTVLAFALGGFCGLVAAIKGGWIDQGLSRVVDILMAIPQLIFALLILSVVGTTATSLVLVIALLDATRVFRLSRAVAMNVVVQDFVEAARLRGEGLWWLVSREVLPNAAAPLIAEFGLRFCFVFLFISALSFLGLGIQPPTADWGSMVRDNAVLITFGDISPLLPALAVALITVSVNFVVDWVLHASSGLKEC; this comes from the coding sequence ATGAGCATGATCAAACAACTGTCGCGTGCGCCCTTGAGCGCCAAGTTCGGCCTGCTGGTGATTGTCGTGTATGTGCTGGTGGCCGTGTTTGCCCCGGTACTGGCGCCCTATGGCGAAACCCAAGTGGTGGGCGAGGGCTTTGCGCCTTGGGGCGGTGAATTCCTGCTGGGCACCGATAACCTCGGGCGAGATATGTTCAGCCGCCTGGTCTACGGCGCACGCAATACCTTGGGCATCGCCTTTCTGACCACGGTGCTGGCTTTTGCTCTCGGTGGCTTTTGCGGCCTGGTGGCCGCGATCAAAGGCGGCTGGATCGATCAGGGCCTGTCGCGGGTGGTGGATATTCTGATGGCCATCCCGCAACTGATTTTTGCCTTGCTGATTCTCAGTGTGGTGGGCACCACGGCCACCTCGCTGGTTCTGGTGATTGCGCTGCTCGATGCCACCCGCGTGTTTCGCCTTTCGCGGGCGGTGGCCATGAACGTGGTGGTACAGGACTTTGTCGAGGCCGCACGCCTGCGGGGTGAAGGGCTGTGGTGGCTGGTGAGCCGCGAGGTGCTGCCCAATGCTGCAGCGCCGCTGATTGCCGAGTTCGGCCTGCGTTTTTGCTTTGTGTTTTTGTTCATCAGTGCGCTGTCGTTCCTGGGCCTGGGCATTCAGCCGCCAACGGCCGACTGGGGCAGCATGGTGCGTGACAACGCGGTGTTGATCACCTTTGGGGACATTAGCCCGCTGTTGCCAGCGCTGGCGGTGGCGTTGATCACAGTCAGCGTCAACTTTGTCGTGGATTGGGTCCTGCACGCATCCAGCGGCCTCAAGGAGTGCTGA